The proteins below are encoded in one region of Terriglobales bacterium:
- a CDS encoding DinB family protein, producing the protein MKNWILCPLMLLAISSFAQQPAKQKQPPTLKSILLTELRETHNQKNWFVSAKEATAELTAEQAAWSDGKNHSVGQLVAHLVFWNSVNLAAFKGEHPQQPADNNDTFKFDPQQWDATLKQLDKVMSELESFVESADDATLAKIAPNVARIAEHNAYHIGEMIAVRKEHGMWNPDLGVK; encoded by the coding sequence ATGAAGAACTGGATCTTGTGCCCGCTCATGCTTCTGGCGATAAGCTCCTTCGCTCAACAACCTGCGAAGCAGAAACAGCCGCCCACGCTCAAGAGCATCTTGCTGACGGAACTGCGCGAAACCCATAACCAGAAGAACTGGTTTGTTTCCGCTAAAGAGGCGACTGCAGAGCTGACAGCGGAACAGGCTGCCTGGTCAGACGGTAAGAATCATTCTGTCGGTCAGCTCGTTGCACACCTGGTCTTCTGGAATTCCGTCAACCTCGCCGCCTTCAAGGGCGAGCACCCGCAGCAGCCGGCCGACAATAACGACACTTTCAAGTTCGATCCTCAGCAGTGGGACGCAACTCTCAAGCAACTCGACAAGGTAATGAGCGAACTCGAAAGCTTTGTCGAAAGCGCCGACGACGCAACCCTCGCCAAGATCGCGCCCAACGTCGCTCGAATCGCCGAGCACAACGCCTACCACATTGGAGAAATGATCGCCGTCCGCAAGGAGCACGGGATGTGGAACCCGGATCTCGGCGTGAAGTAG